The sequence below is a genomic window from Desulfovibrionales bacterium.
GGGGCTACGTCCGGTGATACCGGAAGTGCGGCTATCTATGGGGTAAGGGGCAAAAAAAACATCAATATCTTTATCCTCCATCCATACAAGCGGGTCAGCCCTATTCAGGAATTGCAGATGACCACAGTGACCGATGCCAATGTCTTCAACGTCGCCATAAAGGGGACATTTGATGACGGCCAGGCTATCGTCAAGGCCATATTTAATGACCTCCCATTCAAAGAAACCCACGCCCTGGGGGCTATAAATTCCATAAACTGGGCGCGCGTCCTGGCGCAGATCGTTTACTATTTCTATGCCTATTTCCGGGTCAGGGAAGAAACAGACCGCAAAGAGATCAGTTTTGCCGTCCCTACCGGAAATTTCGGGGACATCTTTGCCGGCTATATAGCCAGGCGGATGATGGGAAAGGGATTTCACAGGCTGGTACTGGCCACCAACGAAAATAACATCCTGACCCGCTTTATTAATGCCGGGGATTATTCTATCGGTAGAGTAGTGCCGACCGTAAGCCCATCTATGGACATCCAGGTGGCCAGCAACTTTGAACGTTATCTTTACTATTTCTATAATGAAGATGCAGAGCGGGTCAGAGAGGCCATGAAGGCCTTCAGCAAAGGCGGCCACCTGAAATTTACAGAAGAAGAACATGAAGTTGTCAGGAGGGATTTTGTCAGCCGGAGTGTGGATCAGCCGACCACACTTAAAACTATCCGTTCCTTTTATGAAGAAACCGGCTATATTCTCGATCCTCACACGGCGGTCGGGGTAAGGGCGGGGCTGGACCTTCGTGAGCCGGATGTCCCCATGGTGTGCCTGGCTACCGCTCATCCGGCCAAATTTGGCGAGGCCGTTTTTCAGGCCCTGGGCAGAGAACCGGAACTGCCGCCGGGTCTGCAGGGCCTTGCGGAACGCGAGGCGCGGTGCGAAGTATTGGAAGCCGATACAGACGTTATCAAGGATTATCTGCACAAAAATGCCGTCTAAGTTACAAATACGGTATCAGTTTAGCTGTTTGAAAAAGTATTCTTAAATCCCTCGCAACCTCCCTTTTTCAAAGGGAGGAAAAACACCTCCCCCTTTGGGAAAGGGGGGTGAGGGGGGCTTAATCTGTTTAATTGCCGTGGCAATAGGATTGCATATATGGATAAAAAAGTCTTCCCAGCAGGTATGTCGCCGATTGGTGAGGGGACGTTTCGATTCGCCTGCCATCCGGGTGTGGCCTGTTTCATGCTCTGCTGTCGCAGAGTTGACCTGCTCCTCTATCCCTACGACATTATCCGCCTGAAAAGTCGCCTGGGGCTTTCTTCAGACGCCTTCCTGGATAAACATACTATTATGGCCTACCGGGACAATCCTTTCTTCCCGACAGTCACGTTAAAGATGGCCGACAACACGGAACGCACCTGTCCCTTTTTAGGTGAGGCCGGCTGCACTATATATGAAGACCGCCCTACGGCCTGCCGTATGTATCCTCTGGAGCGCGCCGTGGATAGAGGCCTCCCTGAAACCGGACCAAAAGATTATTATTTTGTCCATCGGGCGGAGCACTGCCTTGGTCATAATGAAAGCCGGGAGTGGACGGTGGCGGAGTGGGTCCGGGATCAGGAGATTGCGACCTTTAATCTTATGAACGACCTTTGGGTAGAGTTTGACACCTTGATCCGGAAGGCGCCGTGGACGCTGGAAAAGAATGCGGAACAGAAGCGAAAAATGGCCTTTAT
It includes:
- the thrC gene encoding threonine synthase yields the protein MRYISTRGQIKPVSFREAVIMGLATDGGLLLPESIPMVSAGELRSWARLSYPELAFKVMSLFITDIKADDLKRLVKRSYTAFDHPEITPVVKKDGIYVLELFHGPTLAFKDVALQFLGNVFEYLLLEGGRKMNILGATSGDTGSAAIYGVRGKKNINIFILHPYKRVSPIQELQMTTVTDANVFNVAIKGTFDDGQAIVKAIFNDLPFKETHALGAINSINWARVLAQIVYYFYAYFRVREETDRKEISFAVPTGNFGDIFAGYIARRMMGKGFHRLVLATNENNILTRFINAGDYSIGRVVPTVSPSMDIQVASNFERYLYYFYNEDAERVREAMKAFSKGGHLKFTEEEHEVVRRDFVSRSVDQPTTLKTIRSFYEETGYILDPHTAVGVRAGLDLREPDVPMVCLATAHPAKFGEAVFQALGREPELPPGLQGLAEREARCEVLEADTDVIKDYLHKNAV
- a CDS encoding YkgJ family cysteine cluster protein, with product MDKKVFPAGMSPIGEGTFRFACHPGVACFMLCCRRVDLLLYPYDIIRLKSRLGLSSDAFLDKHTIMAYRDNPFFPTVTLKMADNTERTCPFLGEAGCTIYEDRPTACRMYPLERAVDRGLPETGPKDYYFVHRAEHCLGHNESREWTVAEWVRDQEIATFNLMNDLWVEFDTLIRKAPWTLEKNAEQKRKMAFMACYNLDAFRSFVFESTFLKRFKVPSKVIKKLRADDVELMKFGLNWLKFFLGHENTFVSAR